A window of the Henckelia pumila isolate YLH828 chromosome 3, ASM3356847v2, whole genome shotgun sequence genome harbors these coding sequences:
- the LOC140886879 gene encoding glutamate receptor 3.5-like isoform X1, translating to MKPHGHERRFLMLLISWVWVPMGIICMAGNSGKKELNVGALFTLNSAIGQSVRPAILAAIEDVNSDTSILKDTTLKLILRDTNCSAFLGTVDALQLMGSKVVATIGPQSSGIAHVISNVVNELQVPLLSFGATDPSLSALQYPYFLRTTVSDYFQMYAIADLVEYFQWREVVAIYVDDDYGRNGISVLGDALEKKRSKISYKAAFPPGASRSDINELLVGVNILESRVFVIHVNPDSGLTIFSVAKELQMMGSGYVWIATDWLSCLVDSAEAIDLDTANLIQGVVAFRHYTPDSDLKTRFTSQWGNLKNKSSTKFNSYALYAYDSVWLLARALDVFLNGGGTISFSDDKKLSPTNDSVVHLTSLQIFDQGPELLKILLATNFTGVTGQVGFDLEKNLIHPAFDVLNIGGNGFRRLGYWSNYSGLSVVPPETLYTKPPNTSTSNQHLYPPIWPGETTTKPRGWVFPNNGKPLQIAVPYRVVFTEFVTKDNGALGVRGYCIDVFEAALQLLPYPVLHQYTLYGDGKSNPSYTGLVNDVAQNRYDAAVGDVTITTNRTRIVDFTQPYMESGLVVVAPVKENKSNPWAFLLPFSWQMWAVTGIFFLFVGSVVWILEHRMNTEFRGPPRQQIVTVFWFSFSTMFFSHRENTVSTLGRLVLLFWLFVVLIINSSYTASLTSILTVRQLSTRIQGIDSLISSSDPIGIQQGSFAYKYLTDQLSISESRLRVLKKDDYLSSLERGPTDGGVAAIVDELPYIQLFLSTTKCEYSIVGQEFTKSGWGFVFQRDSPLAVDLSTAVLQLSESGELQRIHDKWLSQAECSSQNTAVDDNVRLSLKSFWGLFLICGIACFIALAIFFWRVCVQYARYNTEEEQQNVEQSEPSCSGRRALRASSFRDLMGFVDKKETEIKEMFWRKSEDSKRRASSDQY from the exons ATGAAACCCCATGGACATGAGAGGAGGTTTTTAATGCTCTTGATTTCTTGGGTTTGGGTGCCCATGGGAATCATTTGTATGGCTGGAAATTCCGGGAAAAAAGAGTTAAATGTTGGAGCTTTGTTCACTTTGAATTCAGCTATTGGGCAGTCTGTGAGGCCAGCCATTCTTGCTGCAATCGAAGATGTCAACTCTGATACTAGCATTCTGAAGGATACAACGCTCAAACTCATCTTGCGGGATACTAACTGCAGTGCATTTCTTGGAACTGTTGATG CTTTACAGCTGATGGGGAGTAAAGTTGTTGCTACAATAGGTCCACAGTCCTCGGGGATAGCTCACGTGATCTCAAATGTTGTTAATGAACTTCAAGTACCACTTTTGTCATTCGGTGCCACAGATCCGAGTCTTTCTGCTCTACAATACCCATACTTTCTTCGTACTACAGTAAGTGATTATTTCCAAATGTATGCGATTGCTGATCTAGTAGAATATTTTCAGTGGAGAGAAGTGGTGGCAATCTATGTCGATGATGATTATGGTAGAAATGGGATTTCTGTGTTAGGAGATGCACTCGAGAAAAAACGTTCCAAGATTTCTTATAAGGCTGCATTTCCTCCCGGAGCTTCAAGAAGTGACATTAATGAATTGTTGGTTGGAGTGAATATATTGGAATCACGGGTCTTTGTCATACATGTGAATCCGGATTCTGGTCTCACTATCTTTTCAGTAGCTAAGGAACTTCAGATGATGGGCAGTGGTTACGTTTGGATCGCTACTGATTGGCTTTCATGTCTTGTAGATTCTGCAGAAGCCATAGATCTTGACACTGCCAATCTTATACAAGGAGTTGTAGCTTTTCGCCATTACACTCCCGATTCTGATCTCAAAACAAGATTCACTTCTCAATGGGGCAACTTAAAGAATAAAAGCTCCACAAAGTTTAATTCCTACGCTCTGTACGCCTATGATTCTGTGTGGTTACTAGCCCGAGCACTAGATGTTTTCTTGAATGGTGGCGGAACTATAAGTTTTTCTGATGACAAAAAATTGTCTCCCACCAATGATAGTGTTGTCCATTTAACATCCCTCCAAATTTTTGATCAAGGTCCTGAGCTTCTCAAAATTCTACTTGCAACCAACTTTACCGGTGTAACAGGGCAAGTTGGGTTTGATTTGGAGAAGAATTTGATTCATCCGGCATTTGATGTTCTTAACATTGGTGGAAACGGATTTCGGAGGCTTGGTTATTGGTCAAATTACTCTGGTCTTTCTGTTGTTCCTCCAGAAACGTTGTACACAAAGCCACCAAACACTTCCACCAGTAATCAACATCTTTATCCTCCCATTTGGCCTGGTGAAACTACAACAAAGCCTCGGGGATGGGTGTTCCCAAATAACGGGAAGCCTTTACAAATTGCAGTGCCTTATAGGGTTGTTTTTACCGAATTTGTAACTAAAGATAATGGAGCTTTAGGAGTCAGAGGATATTGCATTGATGTATTTGAAGCTGCACTTCAGTTGTTGCCGTATCCTGTTCTTCACCAATATACCTTGTATGGTGACGGTAAAAGTAACCCTTCATATACAGGCCTTGTTAATGATGTTGCACAAAAT AGATATGATGCTGCCGTGGGGGATGTGACCATTACAACAAATAGAACAAGGATTGTGGACTTTACTCAGCCTTACATGGAATCTGGGCTCGTTGTAGTTGCTCCAGTTAAGGAGAATAAATCTAATCCATGGGCTTTCCTTCTGCCATTTAGTTGGCAAATGTGGGCTGTGACTGGgatcttttttctttttgtgGGATCTGTTGTCTGGATTCTTGAGCATCGAATGAATACTGAGTTCCGTGGTCCTCCTCGTCAACAAATTGTTACCGTCTTTTG GTTTAGTTTCTCGACAATGTTTTTTTCTCACA GAGAAAACACAGTGAGCACATTAGGACGACTGGTGTTACTTTTCTGGCTCTTTGTCGTATTAATTATCAATTCGAGCTATACAGCTAGTTTGACATCAATACTAACAGTGCGACAGCTTTCAACAAGAATTCAAGGAATCGACTCCTTGATCTCAAGTTCAGATCCAATAGGAATCCAGCAAGGGTCATTTGCATATAAGTATCTGACTGATCAGTTAAGCATATCAGAGTCAAGGCTCCGAGTACTGAAAAAAGATGATTATCTTAGTTCCCTTGAACGAGGTCCAACCGATGGTGGAGTTGCTGCCATTGTTGACGAGCTTCCTTATATTCAGCTGTTCTTGTCCACCACAAAGTGCGAGTACAGTATTGTCGGACAGGAGTTCACAAAGAGTGGCTGGGGATTT GTGTTCCAAAGGGACTCGCCATTGGCAGTAGATTTATCAACGGCTGTACTCCAACTCTCGGAAAGTGGTGAGCTCCAAAGGATCCATGACAAATGGCTCTCACAAGCAGAATGCTCGAGTCAGAACACCGCTGTAGATGACAACGTCAGGCTCTCTCTCAAGAGCTTCTGGGGCCTATTTCTTATATGCGGCATTGCGTGCTTCATTGCATTAGCCATCTTTTTTTGGAGGGTTTGCGTGCAATACGCCAGATATAATACCGAGGAAGAGCAGCAGAATGTTGAGCAAAGTGAACCTTCATGTTCTGGTAGGCGTGCCTTACGAGCCTCTAGCTTCAgagatttgatgggttttgTTGATAAGAAAGAGACTGAAATTAAGGAAATGTTCTGGAGAAAGAGTGAAGATTCAAAGAGGCGTGCCAGTAGTGATCAGTATTGA
- the LOC140886879 gene encoding glutamate receptor 3.4-like isoform X2 → MGIFTHVALQLMGSKVVATIGPQSSGIAHVISNVVNELQVPLLSFGATDPSLSALQYPYFLRTTVSDYFQMYAIADLVEYFQWREVVAIYVDDDYGRNGISVLGDALEKKRSKISYKAAFPPGASRSDINELLVGVNILESRVFVIHVNPDSGLTIFSVAKELQMMGSGYVWIATDWLSCLVDSAEAIDLDTANLIQGVVAFRHYTPDSDLKTRFTSQWGNLKNKSSTKFNSYALYAYDSVWLLARALDVFLNGGGTISFSDDKKLSPTNDSVVHLTSLQIFDQGPELLKILLATNFTGVTGQVGFDLEKNLIHPAFDVLNIGGNGFRRLGYWSNYSGLSVVPPETLYTKPPNTSTSNQHLYPPIWPGETTTKPRGWVFPNNGKPLQIAVPYRVVFTEFVTKDNGALGVRGYCIDVFEAALQLLPYPVLHQYTLYGDGKSNPSYTGLVNDVAQNRYDAAVGDVTITTNRTRIVDFTQPYMESGLVVVAPVKENKSNPWAFLLPFSWQMWAVTGIFFLFVGSVVWILEHRMNTEFRGPPRQQIVTVFWFSFSTMFFSHRENTVSTLGRLVLLFWLFVVLIINSSYTASLTSILTVRQLSTRIQGIDSLISSSDPIGIQQGSFAYKYLTDQLSISESRLRVLKKDDYLSSLERGPTDGGVAAIVDELPYIQLFLSTTKCEYSIVGQEFTKSGWGFVFQRDSPLAVDLSTAVLQLSESGELQRIHDKWLSQAECSSQNTAVDDNVRLSLKSFWGLFLICGIACFIALAIFFWRVCVQYARYNTEEEQQNVEQSEPSCSGRRALRASSFRDLMGFVDKKETEIKEMFWRKSEDSKRRASSDQY, encoded by the exons ATG GGCATTTTTACTCATGTAGCTTTACAGCTGATGGGGAGTAAAGTTGTTGCTACAATAGGTCCACAGTCCTCGGGGATAGCTCACGTGATCTCAAATGTTGTTAATGAACTTCAAGTACCACTTTTGTCATTCGGTGCCACAGATCCGAGTCTTTCTGCTCTACAATACCCATACTTTCTTCGTACTACAGTAAGTGATTATTTCCAAATGTATGCGATTGCTGATCTAGTAGAATATTTTCAGTGGAGAGAAGTGGTGGCAATCTATGTCGATGATGATTATGGTAGAAATGGGATTTCTGTGTTAGGAGATGCACTCGAGAAAAAACGTTCCAAGATTTCTTATAAGGCTGCATTTCCTCCCGGAGCTTCAAGAAGTGACATTAATGAATTGTTGGTTGGAGTGAATATATTGGAATCACGGGTCTTTGTCATACATGTGAATCCGGATTCTGGTCTCACTATCTTTTCAGTAGCTAAGGAACTTCAGATGATGGGCAGTGGTTACGTTTGGATCGCTACTGATTGGCTTTCATGTCTTGTAGATTCTGCAGAAGCCATAGATCTTGACACTGCCAATCTTATACAAGGAGTTGTAGCTTTTCGCCATTACACTCCCGATTCTGATCTCAAAACAAGATTCACTTCTCAATGGGGCAACTTAAAGAATAAAAGCTCCACAAAGTTTAATTCCTACGCTCTGTACGCCTATGATTCTGTGTGGTTACTAGCCCGAGCACTAGATGTTTTCTTGAATGGTGGCGGAACTATAAGTTTTTCTGATGACAAAAAATTGTCTCCCACCAATGATAGTGTTGTCCATTTAACATCCCTCCAAATTTTTGATCAAGGTCCTGAGCTTCTCAAAATTCTACTTGCAACCAACTTTACCGGTGTAACAGGGCAAGTTGGGTTTGATTTGGAGAAGAATTTGATTCATCCGGCATTTGATGTTCTTAACATTGGTGGAAACGGATTTCGGAGGCTTGGTTATTGGTCAAATTACTCTGGTCTTTCTGTTGTTCCTCCAGAAACGTTGTACACAAAGCCACCAAACACTTCCACCAGTAATCAACATCTTTATCCTCCCATTTGGCCTGGTGAAACTACAACAAAGCCTCGGGGATGGGTGTTCCCAAATAACGGGAAGCCTTTACAAATTGCAGTGCCTTATAGGGTTGTTTTTACCGAATTTGTAACTAAAGATAATGGAGCTTTAGGAGTCAGAGGATATTGCATTGATGTATTTGAAGCTGCACTTCAGTTGTTGCCGTATCCTGTTCTTCACCAATATACCTTGTATGGTGACGGTAAAAGTAACCCTTCATATACAGGCCTTGTTAATGATGTTGCACAAAAT AGATATGATGCTGCCGTGGGGGATGTGACCATTACAACAAATAGAACAAGGATTGTGGACTTTACTCAGCCTTACATGGAATCTGGGCTCGTTGTAGTTGCTCCAGTTAAGGAGAATAAATCTAATCCATGGGCTTTCCTTCTGCCATTTAGTTGGCAAATGTGGGCTGTGACTGGgatcttttttctttttgtgGGATCTGTTGTCTGGATTCTTGAGCATCGAATGAATACTGAGTTCCGTGGTCCTCCTCGTCAACAAATTGTTACCGTCTTTTG GTTTAGTTTCTCGACAATGTTTTTTTCTCACA GAGAAAACACAGTGAGCACATTAGGACGACTGGTGTTACTTTTCTGGCTCTTTGTCGTATTAATTATCAATTCGAGCTATACAGCTAGTTTGACATCAATACTAACAGTGCGACAGCTTTCAACAAGAATTCAAGGAATCGACTCCTTGATCTCAAGTTCAGATCCAATAGGAATCCAGCAAGGGTCATTTGCATATAAGTATCTGACTGATCAGTTAAGCATATCAGAGTCAAGGCTCCGAGTACTGAAAAAAGATGATTATCTTAGTTCCCTTGAACGAGGTCCAACCGATGGTGGAGTTGCTGCCATTGTTGACGAGCTTCCTTATATTCAGCTGTTCTTGTCCACCACAAAGTGCGAGTACAGTATTGTCGGACAGGAGTTCACAAAGAGTGGCTGGGGATTT GTGTTCCAAAGGGACTCGCCATTGGCAGTAGATTTATCAACGGCTGTACTCCAACTCTCGGAAAGTGGTGAGCTCCAAAGGATCCATGACAAATGGCTCTCACAAGCAGAATGCTCGAGTCAGAACACCGCTGTAGATGACAACGTCAGGCTCTCTCTCAAGAGCTTCTGGGGCCTATTTCTTATATGCGGCATTGCGTGCTTCATTGCATTAGCCATCTTTTTTTGGAGGGTTTGCGTGCAATACGCCAGATATAATACCGAGGAAGAGCAGCAGAATGTTGAGCAAAGTGAACCTTCATGTTCTGGTAGGCGTGCCTTACGAGCCTCTAGCTTCAgagatttgatgggttttgTTGATAAGAAAGAGACTGAAATTAAGGAAATGTTCTGGAGAAAGAGTGAAGATTCAAAGAGGCGTGCCAGTAGTGATCAGTATTGA
- the LOC140886879 gene encoding glutamate receptor 3.5-like isoform X3 encodes MKPHGHERRFLMLLISWVWVPMGIICMAGNSGKKELNVGALFTLNSAIGQSVRPAILAAIEDVNSDTSILKDTTLKLILRDTNCSAFLGTVDALQLMGSKVVATIGPQSSGIAHVISNVVNELQVPLLSFGATDPSLSALQYPYFLRTTVSDYFQMYAIADLVEYFQWREVVAIYVDDDYGRNGISVLGDALEKKRSKISYKAAFPPGASRSDINELLVGVNILESRVFVIHVNPDSGLTIFSVAKELQMMGSGYVWIATDWLSCLVDSAEAIDLDTANLIQGVVAFRHYTPDSDLKTRFTSQWGNLKNKSSTKFNSYALYAYDSVWLLARALDVFLNGGGTISFSDDKKLSPTNDSVVHLTSLQIFDQGPELLKILLATNFTGVTGQVGFDLEKNLIHPAFDVLNIGGNGFRRLGYWSNYSGLSVVPPETLYTKPPNTSTSNQHLYPPIWPGETTTKPRGWVFPNNGKPLQIAVPYRVVFTEFVTKDNGALGVRGYCIDVFEAALQLLPYPVLHQYTLYGDGKSNPSYTGLVNDVAQNRYDAAVGDVTITTNRTRIVDFTQPYMESGLVVVAPVKENKSNPWAFLLPFSWQMWAVTGIFFLFVGSVVWILEHRMNTEFRGPPRQQIVTVFWFSFSTMFFSHRENTVSTLGRLVLLFWLFVVLIINSSYTASLTSILTVRQLSTRIQGIDSLISSSDPIGIQQGSFAYKYLTDQLSISESRLRVLKKDDYLSSLERGPTDGGVAAIVDELPYIQLFLSTTKCEYSIVGQEFTKSGWGFVSVPKGLAIGSRFINGCTPTLGKW; translated from the exons ATGAAACCCCATGGACATGAGAGGAGGTTTTTAATGCTCTTGATTTCTTGGGTTTGGGTGCCCATGGGAATCATTTGTATGGCTGGAAATTCCGGGAAAAAAGAGTTAAATGTTGGAGCTTTGTTCACTTTGAATTCAGCTATTGGGCAGTCTGTGAGGCCAGCCATTCTTGCTGCAATCGAAGATGTCAACTCTGATACTAGCATTCTGAAGGATACAACGCTCAAACTCATCTTGCGGGATACTAACTGCAGTGCATTTCTTGGAACTGTTGATG CTTTACAGCTGATGGGGAGTAAAGTTGTTGCTACAATAGGTCCACAGTCCTCGGGGATAGCTCACGTGATCTCAAATGTTGTTAATGAACTTCAAGTACCACTTTTGTCATTCGGTGCCACAGATCCGAGTCTTTCTGCTCTACAATACCCATACTTTCTTCGTACTACAGTAAGTGATTATTTCCAAATGTATGCGATTGCTGATCTAGTAGAATATTTTCAGTGGAGAGAAGTGGTGGCAATCTATGTCGATGATGATTATGGTAGAAATGGGATTTCTGTGTTAGGAGATGCACTCGAGAAAAAACGTTCCAAGATTTCTTATAAGGCTGCATTTCCTCCCGGAGCTTCAAGAAGTGACATTAATGAATTGTTGGTTGGAGTGAATATATTGGAATCACGGGTCTTTGTCATACATGTGAATCCGGATTCTGGTCTCACTATCTTTTCAGTAGCTAAGGAACTTCAGATGATGGGCAGTGGTTACGTTTGGATCGCTACTGATTGGCTTTCATGTCTTGTAGATTCTGCAGAAGCCATAGATCTTGACACTGCCAATCTTATACAAGGAGTTGTAGCTTTTCGCCATTACACTCCCGATTCTGATCTCAAAACAAGATTCACTTCTCAATGGGGCAACTTAAAGAATAAAAGCTCCACAAAGTTTAATTCCTACGCTCTGTACGCCTATGATTCTGTGTGGTTACTAGCCCGAGCACTAGATGTTTTCTTGAATGGTGGCGGAACTATAAGTTTTTCTGATGACAAAAAATTGTCTCCCACCAATGATAGTGTTGTCCATTTAACATCCCTCCAAATTTTTGATCAAGGTCCTGAGCTTCTCAAAATTCTACTTGCAACCAACTTTACCGGTGTAACAGGGCAAGTTGGGTTTGATTTGGAGAAGAATTTGATTCATCCGGCATTTGATGTTCTTAACATTGGTGGAAACGGATTTCGGAGGCTTGGTTATTGGTCAAATTACTCTGGTCTTTCTGTTGTTCCTCCAGAAACGTTGTACACAAAGCCACCAAACACTTCCACCAGTAATCAACATCTTTATCCTCCCATTTGGCCTGGTGAAACTACAACAAAGCCTCGGGGATGGGTGTTCCCAAATAACGGGAAGCCTTTACAAATTGCAGTGCCTTATAGGGTTGTTTTTACCGAATTTGTAACTAAAGATAATGGAGCTTTAGGAGTCAGAGGATATTGCATTGATGTATTTGAAGCTGCACTTCAGTTGTTGCCGTATCCTGTTCTTCACCAATATACCTTGTATGGTGACGGTAAAAGTAACCCTTCATATACAGGCCTTGTTAATGATGTTGCACAAAAT AGATATGATGCTGCCGTGGGGGATGTGACCATTACAACAAATAGAACAAGGATTGTGGACTTTACTCAGCCTTACATGGAATCTGGGCTCGTTGTAGTTGCTCCAGTTAAGGAGAATAAATCTAATCCATGGGCTTTCCTTCTGCCATTTAGTTGGCAAATGTGGGCTGTGACTGGgatcttttttctttttgtgGGATCTGTTGTCTGGATTCTTGAGCATCGAATGAATACTGAGTTCCGTGGTCCTCCTCGTCAACAAATTGTTACCGTCTTTTG GTTTAGTTTCTCGACAATGTTTTTTTCTCACA GAGAAAACACAGTGAGCACATTAGGACGACTGGTGTTACTTTTCTGGCTCTTTGTCGTATTAATTATCAATTCGAGCTATACAGCTAGTTTGACATCAATACTAACAGTGCGACAGCTTTCAACAAGAATTCAAGGAATCGACTCCTTGATCTCAAGTTCAGATCCAATAGGAATCCAGCAAGGGTCATTTGCATATAAGTATCTGACTGATCAGTTAAGCATATCAGAGTCAAGGCTCCGAGTACTGAAAAAAGATGATTATCTTAGTTCCCTTGAACGAGGTCCAACCGATGGTGGAGTTGCTGCCATTGTTGACGAGCTTCCTTATATTCAGCTGTTCTTGTCCACCACAAAGTGCGAGTACAGTATTGTCGGACAGGAGTTCACAAAGAGTGGCTGGGGATTTGTAA GTGTTCCAAAGGGACTCGCCATTGGCAGTAGATTTATCAACGGCTGTACTCCAACTCTCGGAAAGTGGTGA
- the LOC140886478 gene encoding aconitate hydratase, cytoplasmic, whose product MYIATGTSTLLRRASSHASSSSSTASAAGKRLFNSLSNNPISNLNRGGGNFGSGVSQYCRSFSVFRSVPRWSHGDWKSPMSLTSQIRTTSIADSSTLLHRKIATMASENAFKGIFTSLPKPGGGEFGKYYSLPALNDPRIDKLPYSIRILLESAIRNCDGFQVTKEDVEKIIDWKNTSPKLVEIPFKPARVLLQDFTGVPAVVDLACMRDAMNKIGSDSNKINPLVPVDLVIDHSVQVDVARSENAVQANMELEFQRNKERFAFLKWGSTAFHNMLVVPPGSGIVHQVNLEYLGRVVFNTDGVLYPDSVVGTDSHTTMIDGLGVAGWGVGGIEAEAAMLGQPMSMVLPGVVGFKLSGKLPNGVTATDLVLTVTQMLRKHGVVGKFVEFYGEGVGKISLADRATIANMSPEYGATMGFFPVDHVTLQYLKLTGRSDETVAMIEGYLRANRMFVDYNEPQQERVYSSYLELDLADVEPCVSGPKRPHDRVPLKEMKSDWHSCLDSKVGFKGFAVPKEAQEKVAKFSFHGEPAELKHGSVVIAAITSCTNTSNPSVMLGAGLVAKKACELGLQVKPWVKTSLAPGSGVVTKYLQQSGLQKYFNQQGFNIVGYGCTTCIGNSGELDESVGTAISENDIVAAAVLSGNRNFEGRVHPLTRANYLASPPLVVAYALAGTVDIDFGTEPIGVGKDGKDVYFKDIWPSTEEVAEVVQSSVLPDMFKSTYEVITKGNPMWNQLSLPTSKLYSWDPSSTYIHEPPYFKNMTMDPPGPHGVKDAYCLLNFGDSITTDHISPAGSIHKDSPAAKFLNERGVDRKDFNSYGSRRGNDEIMARGTFANIRIVNKLLNGEVGPKTVHIPTGEKLYVFDAAMRYKSARQDTVILAGAEYGSGSSRDWAAKGPMLLGVKAVIAKSFERIHRSNLVGMGIVPLCFKSGEDADTLGLTGHERYNIDLPTNISEIRPGQDVTVRTDNGKQFTCTVRFDTEVELAYFNHGGILPYVIRQLSKQ is encoded by the exons ATGTATATTGCCACTGGGACTTCAACGCTTCTCAGAAGAGCTTCCTCCCACGCTTCGTCTTCCTCTTCGACTGCTTCTGCTGCTGGGAAAAGGCTTTTCAACAGCTTGTCCAACAATCCCATTTCGAATTTGAATCGTGGCGGTGGGAATTTTGGTTCTGGTGTGAGTCAATACTGCCGATCTTTCAGTGTTTTCAGGTCTGTGCCAAGGTGGAGCCATGGTGACTGGAAATCGCCAATGAGTTTGACTTCCCAGATCAGGACCACTTCTATTGCTGATTCGTCAACTTTACTTCATCGCAAGATCGCTACGATGG CTTCTGAGAATGCTTTCAAGGGTATCTTTACCAGTCTTCCCAAGCCTGGAGGTGGTGAATTTGGAAAGTACTATAGCCTGCCCGCCCTAAATGATCCGAGGATtg ATAAGCTGCCGTACTCTATCAGAATCCTTCTTGAATCAGCCATACGTAATTGCGATGGCTTCCAAGTTACAAAGGAGGATGTTGAGAAGATTATTGACTGGAAAAATACTTCCCCAAAGCTAGTTGAGATTCCTTTCAAACCTGCCCGTGTACTTCTCCAG GATTTCACCGGTGTACCTGCTGTGGTTGACCTTGCTTGTATGCGTGATGCTATGAACAAGATTGGCAGTGATTCTAACAAGATCAATCCATTG GTTCCTGTTGACCTTGTTATTGATCACTCTGTTCAAGTTGATGTTGCCAGATCAGAAAATGCTGTTCAAGCAAATATGGAGCTTGAATTTCAGAGAAACAAGGAGAGATTTGCTTTCCTTAAGTGGGGATCAACTGCTTTCCACAATATGCTTGTTGTTCCACCTGGTTCTGGTATCGTGCACCAG GTCAATCTTGAATATCTTGGCCGAGTTGTCTTCAACACTGATGGCGTACTCTACCCTGATAGCGTGGTTGGGACTGATTCTCACACCACCATGATTGATGGTTTGGGAGTTGCTGGTTGGGGGGTTGGAGGTATTGAAGCAGAGGCTGCTATGCTTGGTCAG CCTATGAGCATGGTTTTACCTGGGGTTGTTGGATTCAAATTATCTGGAAAATTACCAAATGGTGTTACTGCGACTGACTTAGTTTTAACTGTCACACAAATGCTAAGGAAGCATGGAGttgttggaaaatttgttgaatTCTATG GTGAGGGCGTGGGTAAAATATCATTAGCTGACAGAGCTACCATTGCAAACATGTCTCCAGAATATGGTGCTACAATGGGGTTCTTCCCTGTAGATCATGTCACTTTACAATACCTGAAGTTAACAGGGAGAAGCGATGAAACT GTGGCAATGATAGAAGGTTATCTGCGTGCAAACAGGATGTTTGTGGATTACAATGAA CCTCAACAAGAAAGAGTGTACTCATCTTATTTGGAATTAGACTTAGCAGATGTTGAACCATGTGTGTCAGGGCCAAAGAG GCCTCATGATCGGGTCCCACTGAAAGAAATGAAATCCGATTGGCATTCTTGTCTTGATAGCAAAGTTGGATTCAAG GGATTTGCTGTGCCAAAGGAGGCACAAGAAAAGGTTGCAAAATTTTCATTCCATGGTGAGCCTGCAGAGCTTAAGCATGGTAGTGTTGTGATCGCGGCCATCACAAGCTGTACAAATACATCAAACCCCAGTGTCATGCTTGGGGCAGGCCTTGTCGCCAAAAAAGCTTGCGAACTTGGTCTTCAG GTAAAACCATGGGTGAAGACAAGCCTGGCCCCAGGCTCTGGAGTAGTTACAAAATACTTGCAGCAGAG TGGgctacaaaaatattttaatcagCAAGGCTTCAATATTGTGGGATATGGCTGCACAACATGCATTGGAAATTCTGGAGAACTGGATGAATCAGTTGGAACCGCTATATCAGAAAATG ACATTGTTGCTGCAGCTGTTCTATCTGGAAATCGTAACTTTGAGGGTCGTGTCCATCCATTGACTAGAGCAAACTACCTTGCTTCACCTCCTCTAGTGGTTGCGTATGCCCTTGCTGGCACG GTTGATATCGACTTTGGAACAGAGCCAATTGGCGTAGGCAAGGACGGCAAAGATGTATACTTCAAGGATATCTGGCCTTCAACTGAAGAAGTCGCTGAg GTGGTTCAATCCAGTGTATTGCCCGACATGTTCAAGAGCACGTATGAGGTCATCACCAAGGGGAACCCCATGTGGAACCAATTATCCTTGCCCACTTCAAAACTTTACTCGTGGGATCCAAGTTCTACCTACATCCATGAGCCGCCATATTTCAAGAATATGACCATGGATCCTCCCGGCCCACATGGAGTAAAAGATGCCTACTGCTTACTGAACTTTGGAGATAGCATTACAACAGACCACATCTCACCAGCCGGGAGCATCCACAAAGATAGCCCTGCAGCCAAGTTTCTCAACGAGCGTGGAGTTGATCGGAAGGATTTCAATTCCTATGGCAGTCGACGTGGTAATGATGAAATAATGGCTAGAGGGACTTTTGCAAATATTCGTATTGTTAACAAGTTATTGAATGGGGAAGTTGGACCAAAGACAGTTCACATTCCCACTGGGGAAAAGTTGTATGTTTTCGATGCTGCAATG AGATACAAATCTGCCAGACAGGACACTGTGATTTTGGCTGGAGCAGAGTATGGAAGTGGAAGCTCTCGTGATTGGGCTGCCAAGGGACCCATGTTGTTG GGAGTCAAAGCTGTGATTGCAAAAAGCTTTGAAAGAATTCATCGAAGTAATCTTGTAGGGATGGGCATTGTTCCCCTATGCTTCAAGTCTGGTGAGGACGCAGACACATTAGGATTGACAGGGCATGAACGTTACAACATTGATCTTCCTACCAATATATCTGAAATCCGCCCTGGCCAAGATGTTACTGTCCGTACTGACAATGGAAAACAGTTCACTTGCACTGTCCGTTTTGACACCGAG GTTGAGTTAGCTTACTTCAACCATGGCGGCATCCTTCCGTACGTGATTCGACAGCTCAGTAAGCAGTAA